One Pyrofollis japonicus DNA window includes the following coding sequences:
- a CDS encoding DUF763 domain-containing protein, with protein MVYGVAELPLHGGHVPPWLAAYMRRLAKAILEAMVELHGVSKTVRFFADPIWFQAFNNSIGMDWDSSGSTTVTIGIVKQVLAESNLGIKIAGGKGKKARETPMELKTIGDELGLSSNTVEYLVSVSRLSAKTDTVLLQDGYQLYHHSVLVAETGDWVVIQQGMNTEVKLARRYHWMGPLPPIPSLEPHSGIAAARREQAVIDLTSKRSLEARGVIVDLCKENPRKIIREILEAHRLAKGIAPLTMWISGEMRDRINIVRRVYKPQQKPPRSIEKVLQRIYEIQPKNVEELILIEGVGPSTLRSLALVAELIYGVPVSHEDPARQPIDPFRYAYIVGGKDGVPFPFRTDYARKVLEFLENVVKEAKLDEKHRRRVIERIKALANLLPKY; from the coding sequence ATGGTTTACGGTGTTGCTGAGCTTCCACTACACGGTGGACATGTACCACCATGGCTAGCCGCCTATATGAGGAGGCTTGCTAAGGCAATTCTCGAGGCTATGGTAGAGCTTCATGGTGTTTCAAAAACGGTGAGATTCTTCGCCGACCCTATATGGTTTCAAGCATTCAATAATTCCATAGGTATGGACTGGGATAGTAGTGGCTCTACAACTGTAACCATTGGTATCGTTAAGCAGGTGCTTGCTGAGTCCAACTTAGGAATTAAGATTGCTGGAGGCAAGGGGAAGAAGGCACGCGAGACGCCTATGGAGTTAAAGACTATTGGTGACGAGCTAGGCTTGTCATCCAATACTGTTGAATACCTGGTAAGTGTTTCAAGGCTAAGCGCTAAGACGGATACAGTACTGCTTCAAGACGGATACCAGCTTTATCACCATTCCGTGCTTGTTGCTGAGACAGGTGATTGGGTAGTAATACAGCAAGGAATGAACACCGAGGTAAAGCTTGCTAGGCGCTATCATTGGATGGGGCCACTTCCCCCTATACCGAGCTTGGAGCCTCATAGCGGTATAGCTGCCGCTAGAAGAGAACAAGCGGTTATTGATTTGACAAGTAAGAGAAGCCTGGAGGCAAGAGGCGTCATAGTTGACTTGTGTAAAGAGAATCCGAGGAAAATTATACGCGAGATATTGGAAGCCCATCGCCTAGCTAAAGGTATAGCCCCGCTAACTATGTGGATTAGCGGCGAGATGAGGGATAGAATCAACATTGTAAGACGCGTGTACAAACCGCAACAAAAACCACCTAGGAGCATAGAAAAAGTGCTCCAAAGAATCTACGAAATACAGCCCAAGAACGTTGAAGAACTCATACTCATAGAGGGGGTAGGTCCCTCGACCTTGCGAAGCCTTGCACTCGTAGCAGAGCTAATATACGGTGTCCCAGTTAGTCATGAGGATCCAGCCCGCCAACCAATAGACCCATTTAGATATGCATATATCGTTGGCGGAAAAGACGGTGTGCCGTTCCCATTCAGAACCGATTATGCCCGCAAAGTCCTAGAATTTCTTGAAAATGTTGTTAAAGAGGCAAAGTTAGATGAAAAGCATAGGAGAAGAGTCATAGAGAGGATAAAAGCACTTGCAAACCTTTTGCCAAAATATTAG
- a CDS encoding 30S ribosomal protein S8e produces the protein MGIYQGNDLKKPTGGKKRRHQKVKRKYWMGRFPTFTRLDVAEARKIIRVRGGNTKVRLKKAAYANVVDPSTNTAKKVKILRVLETPANPQYVRSGIITKGTIIETELGKAVVTSRPGQDGVINAILLEKKA, from the coding sequence ATGGGCATTTATCAAGGAAATGACCTAAAGAAGCCGACCGGTGGTAAAAAGAGGCGTCACCAGAAGGTTAAGAGAAAGTACTGGATGGGGCGTTTCCCGACATTTACGAGGCTCGACGTAGCTGAGGCTAGAAAGATTATCCGGGTTAGGGGAGGAAACACCAAGGTTAGGCTGAAAAAAGCAGCATATGCTAATGTTGTCGATCCTTCAACAAATACGGCTAAGAAAGTTAAGATACTGCGCGTTCTAGAAACACCTGCTAATCCACAGTACGTTAGATCCGGTATCATAACTAAGGGAACTATTATAGAAACTGAGCTTGGAAAAGCTGTCGTTACATCGAGGCCCGGCCAGGATGGAGTAATTAATGCTATACTTCTTGAGAAGAAGGCCTAA
- the yjjX gene encoding inosine/xanthosine triphosphatase: MESKWCRVAVGSLNPVKVNAVKTVFKMLCEAEVISTSVPSGVPPQPIGLKEIIEGALNRALGAREKTGADYGVGIEAGAIITAVEPLELQAAIIVDSEDKVSIGLSQVFPLPRRWLGMIKKGVELGTIASEATKRKNIGKKLGLIGYLTHGLITRTDLTRNALIMALVPRLNPQLYPELPTVEEVRDKLSRENLIS; encoded by the coding sequence ATGGAAAGCAAGTGGTGCAGAGTCGCTGTAGGCTCGCTTAACCCCGTCAAAGTCAACGCTGTTAAGACTGTTTTCAAGATGCTCTGCGAGGCAGAGGTTATCAGTACTAGTGTGCCAAGCGGGGTACCCCCTCAGCCAATAGGGCTCAAAGAGATAATAGAAGGAGCTCTCAATAGAGCTCTAGGCGCACGTGAGAAAACGGGTGCAGATTACGGTGTTGGCATTGAAGCAGGTGCAATAATTACCGCGGTGGAGCCCCTAGAGCTACAAGCAGCAATTATCGTTGATAGCGAGGACAAGGTGTCTATCGGGCTCAGCCAGGTATTCCCACTACCGCGCCGATGGCTCGGGATGATTAAGAAAGGCGTTGAACTCGGCACCATAGCATCAGAGGCTACAAAGAGGAAAAACATTGGCAAAAAACTTGGCCTAATCGGGTACCTCACACACGGACTAATCACTCGTACAGATTTAACGCGAAATGCACTAATTATGGCTCTTGTGCCGAGACTCAACCCTCAATTATATCCTGAACTCCCAACAGTAGAAGAGGTAAGAGACAAGCTCAGCAGAGAGAACTTAATAAGCTGA
- a CDS encoding RsmB/NOP family class I SAM-dependent RNA methyltransferase, whose protein sequence is MVLRVERVHAKALIEALELSEHYKPFQEVKRRVFKKYGLLGSKYDRVFTALMYRLYRLQGILDRTIAERIGINPSRKPSAIRQALRLSVVLAQFDEAGDEDFNERLLYFISRFLSKRFGVEEADNVIKLYKGLRSNPWRPRNRREELEYKYSMPWILIDALRRLLSWNEIEEFAKSINTRNPLLGFRVNTLKARLEEVLSELQSLGVEAWPSERVPNHIRYRGSLDYQKFRGLREGKVVPQDEASAAAGYLLGARPGETIYDLCAAPGGKTTHLAELAHNLALVVAMDIRHDRLLRLRELALRTGTHSSIHIVAGDARKASLLLRGRADRVLLDPPCTSTGSLAKYPEARWRLSEKTIKDHVAKQRAMLLEAAKLLKPGGRLLYTVCSILPEEGERNIEWFLANVKGFELVPLEDPYEASPLLPGTMRSWPHRHDTSGFFYALLEKKKEV, encoded by the coding sequence ATGGTGCTGCGAGTAGAACGGGTACATGCAAAGGCCCTTATAGAGGCCTTGGAGCTCTCGGAGCATTATAAGCCGTTTCAAGAAGTCAAGAGAAGGGTTTTCAAAAAGTATGGGCTTCTCGGCTCAAAATACGATAGGGTATTTACTGCTCTCATGTATCGACTCTATAGGCTTCAGGGCATACTCGATAGGACTATAGCTGAAAGGATTGGAATTAATCCGTCTCGTAAGCCTTCTGCTATACGTCAAGCTCTGAGGCTGTCTGTTGTTCTGGCTCAGTTTGATGAGGCCGGTGACGAGGATTTCAATGAGAGGCTTCTCTATTTTATATCAAGGTTTTTGTCTAAGCGCTTCGGTGTAGAAGAGGCAGACAATGTGATTAAGCTGTATAAGGGCTTACGCTCAAATCCGTGGAGGCCTAGGAATCGGAGGGAAGAACTCGAATACAAGTACTCCATGCCATGGATACTCATTGATGCTCTACGCCGCCTTTTGTCATGGAACGAAATAGAGGAGTTTGCTAAGAGCATTAATACGCGAAACCCGTTGCTAGGATTCCGTGTCAATACCTTGAAGGCACGGCTCGAAGAGGTTCTCAGCGAGCTTCAAAGCCTCGGAGTAGAGGCTTGGCCTAGTGAGAGAGTTCCCAACCACATAAGGTATCGAGGCAGTCTTGACTACCAGAAGTTCAGAGGACTTAGGGAAGGAAAAGTCGTGCCCCAAGACGAGGCCAGTGCAGCTGCAGGGTACTTACTTGGAGCCAGGCCGGGGGAGACAATATACGATCTCTGTGCCGCGCCGGGCGGAAAGACTACACACTTAGCCGAGCTTGCCCACAACTTGGCTCTAGTAGTGGCAATGGATATACGTCATGACCGCTTACTAAGGCTCCGCGAACTCGCATTACGTACCGGCACGCATAGCTCTATTCATATTGTTGCAGGAGATGCTAGGAAGGCATCGCTGCTTCTACGAGGAAGAGCTGACCGAGTACTACTCGATCCTCCATGTACTAGTACGGGCTCGCTGGCCAAGTACCCGGAGGCGCGCTGGAGGCTGAGCGAGAAAACAATTAAAGACCACGTTGCTAAACAGAGGGCAATGCTTCTAGAGGCAGCTAAGCTCCTTAAGCCAGGCGGTAGACTATTGTACACTGTGTGCAGTATTTTGCCCGAGGAAGGAGAAAGAAACATAGAATGGTTCTTAGCAAACGTTAAAGGATTCGAACTAGTACCCTTAGAGGACCCTTATGAGGCTTCACCGCTTCTACCCGGAACTATGAGGTCCTGGCCTCATAGACATGATACTAGCGGCTTCTTCTACGCTTTACTTGAAAAGAAAAAAGAAGTCTAG
- a CDS encoding ketopantoate reductase family protein: MPRVAVIGCGAVGLLVSVALASQGLVTTLYCMRDQDVVEILRDDGVIRVTGRGEASAKVSAAHISFMRKGYDGVIYASRLNDLEKVATFVTRILGRNTEHIFLQPSIYVLRVAKSSGLDPEFLALYTCVRRIGPSIAEWVGLGQVEVSGSGEICEYIVNGLKSLGLTVSENKRLEDAVWNYFAANLAVQPVSTIIGIPVSRIKQNKYARGIVEQLWREAELVARENNISLRTGALETLLSLRGCVPRMLQDIEARIRTEIDYINGVLLREALEKRLLVPYNDSVYMIVKALEESMVGS, translated from the coding sequence ATGCCAAGAGTAGCTGTAATCGGTTGTGGAGCTGTAGGGCTGCTCGTGTCTGTTGCCCTTGCAAGCCAAGGCCTTGTAACTACATTGTACTGTATGCGTGATCAAGATGTTGTCGAAATACTTAGAGATGACGGCGTCATAAGGGTTACTGGGCGTGGAGAGGCCTCAGCAAAAGTATCAGCGGCTCACATAAGCTTTATGAGAAAGGGCTACGACGGTGTCATATATGCATCTAGGCTTAACGACCTTGAAAAAGTGGCAACTTTTGTGACGCGTATTTTAGGAAGGAACACTGAGCACATATTTCTTCAACCAAGCATCTACGTTCTACGAGTGGCTAAAAGTAGTGGATTAGATCCAGAGTTTCTCGCGCTCTATACTTGCGTTAGACGAATTGGGCCATCAATTGCTGAATGGGTTGGCTTGGGTCAAGTAGAGGTTTCAGGTAGTGGAGAAATATGCGAGTATATAGTTAATGGGCTTAAATCCTTGGGGCTCACTGTCTCGGAGAACAAGAGGCTCGAAGACGCTGTATGGAATTATTTTGCCGCAAATCTTGCAGTACAACCAGTTTCAACCATAATTGGCATACCGGTCTCAAGAATAAAGCAAAACAAGTATGCACGTGGAATTGTTGAGCAATTGTGGCGAGAAGCTGAGCTTGTAGCAAGGGAAAACAATATATCGCTTAGAACGGGTGCCCTTGAGACGCTTCTCTCTCTACGTGGCTGTGTTCCTCGGATGCTTCAAGACATAGAGGCCCGCATAAGGACTGAGATAGATTATATTAATGGTGTTTTGCTTCGAGAGGCTCTGGAAAAAAGACTCCTCGTACCCTATAATGACTCTGTGTACATGATCGTTAAGGCATTGGAGGAGAGCATGGTGGGCAGCTAG
- a CDS encoding H/ACA ribonucleoprotein complex subunit GAR1, which yields MLKRLGTVLHQARNGYIVVKLDLEDSKLPPLNVPVFDEEMNKVGTLLDIIGPIKDPYAVVKPATKETRIEKGSKLYYRPPKPRKKPQRRASRRKIGQKGARPIQRARKEAPRRKASLKQPRKRGRARRGEKKGRGARK from the coding sequence ATGCTAAAGCGGCTAGGCACGGTACTCCACCAAGCACGTAACGGGTACATAGTGGTTAAACTCGATCTTGAGGACAGCAAATTACCGCCGCTAAACGTTCCAGTATTCGACGAAGAAATGAATAAAGTAGGTACCTTGCTCGATATAATAGGGCCGATCAAGGACCCCTATGCAGTCGTAAAGCCTGCAACGAAGGAAACACGTATCGAAAAAGGCAGCAAGCTTTACTATCGGCCACCAAAGCCGCGCAAGAAGCCTCAAAGGCGAGCATCTAGGAGAAAGATAGGGCAAAAGGGGGCCAGGCCAATACAAAGAGCTAGGAAGGAGGCGCCTAGGAGGAAGGCTTCATTAAAGCAGCCTCGTAAGAGGGGGCGGGCCCGTCGCGGAGAAAAGAAAGGCCGGGGCGCGAGGAAATGA
- a CDS encoding transcription initiation factor IIB has protein sequence MSSNTLVCPNCGAPLRLYAHRLPDGRLVCSKCGYVIEESPIDLGPEWRSFNEEDRARRSRVGAPLTARIHDQGLTTYIYAKRTELRARKLVALQANLRSHGQKKLISILQEANRAASKLRLPSRVSETMARILRQLYNTGILRKNNISEYIAAAAVIAARIEKHPLTMRDTAEVLGVNEQDVWRAYRRIVTKLRVRPAAPPRPQMFVSRIASKLNVSGEVETLAMRFATLLVSTGLAQGKPPEALAAASVYLASILLDQKRNQLAVARTINVTDATIRNRYRDIVDNFYIEVRL, from the coding sequence ATGAGTTCAAATACCCTTGTATGCCCTAATTGTGGTGCACCTTTACGTCTTTATGCACATAGACTTCCTGATGGAAGGCTTGTTTGCAGCAAGTGCGGATACGTTATTGAAGAATCGCCTATAGATCTGGGGCCAGAGTGGAGGAGCTTTAACGAAGAAGACCGTGCAAGACGAAGCAGGGTAGGAGCACCCTTAACAGCAAGGATACACGACCAAGGATTAACAACATACATATATGCAAAGCGTACCGAGCTGAGAGCTAGAAAGCTCGTTGCGTTGCAAGCTAACTTGCGTAGCCACGGCCAGAAAAAACTAATAAGCATATTGCAAGAAGCAAACCGTGCAGCAAGTAAGCTCCGCCTACCAAGCCGCGTCTCTGAGACTATGGCTAGAATACTGAGACAGCTCTACAATACGGGCATTTTGCGCAAAAACAATATCTCTGAATACATTGCTGCTGCAGCTGTTATTGCTGCGAGAATAGAGAAGCATCCACTAACCATGAGAGATACTGCAGAAGTGCTTGGAGTAAACGAACAAGATGTTTGGAGGGCGTATAGACGTATAGTAACGAAGCTCCGAGTACGACCAGCAGCGCCTCCACGTCCACAGATGTTTGTGTCGAGGATAGCATCAAAACTCAATGTCAGCGGCGAAGTCGAAACCCTTGCAATGAGGTTTGCAACCCTATTAGTAAGCACAGGCCTCGCTCAGGGAAAGCCACCAGAGGCGCTTGCAGCAGCATCAGTATACCTTGCCTCAATACTCCTTGATCAGAAGAGAAACCAGCTAGCAGTAGCACGTACAATTAACGTAACTGACGCAACAATTCGTAACCGGTACAGAGACATAGTTGATAACTTCTACATTGAAGTACGCTTATAG
- a CDS encoding helix-turn-helix transcriptional regulator has protein sequence MSAIIDSPVGGSRRTNLEEIEAKALELIKERGDEGIYQHELWKLLGLDSREGSRLALRLLKKGLIVREPTVHNGRRTYKLFLAKQVKKRPKISVKIGSALEVPCFTCKNIDKCHNGGFYDPSTCPILAAWLNSKINRFRMLLSE, from the coding sequence TTGTCAGCTATAATAGATTCGCCGGTCGGAGGGTCGCGTAGAACAAATCTTGAAGAAATCGAAGCTAAGGCTCTCGAACTAATAAAGGAACGTGGAGACGAAGGCATATACCAGCATGAGCTCTGGAAGCTGCTGGGCCTAGATAGTCGTGAAGGTTCACGATTAGCACTTCGCTTGCTTAAAAAAGGGCTAATAGTACGTGAACCAACAGTTCATAACGGCAGACGTACATACAAGCTATTCTTAGCAAAACAGGTCAAGAAGCGGCCAAAGATAAGCGTGAAGATAGGTAGTGCTTTGGAGGTACCGTGTTTCACTTGCAAAAACATAGATAAGTGCCACAATGGCGGATTCTATGATCCATCTACATGCCCTATTCTAGCCGCATGGCTTAACTCGAAAATAAACAGGTTCCGCATGCTTCTTTCAGAGTAA
- a CDS encoding tRNA (guanine(10)-N(2))-dimethyltransferase: MLGRETLKVIEERLGYPVEVIEEGSVHVIVPRRDAYRRPDGVYEPAWAPVFYNPRMALNRDLSILFLRAYRQLRGLENVVVFEPLAGSGVRALRYAVEADATVYAADLSPAAVRLASLNAMMNDASERVWFFLSDANEFMAKLARRGTRPVLVDIDPFGSPLPFLDIAIESLGTRGVIAATATDTAPLSGTHPRALRRKYDVVPGRTAWEKEQAVRILAGYIIRRAAAHEYGARILLAYYTDYYVRVFAELQKGARRADESLERLSYGVYCPICNYTGYVDEISKRCPNCGAPAIIVGPLYKGPLCEREIVELMLRESEGAKLAEKRRVEKLLTMLLDECSIEKPYYRLDKICSMLHYSMPKPVEVVEALRRKGFQAARTHFDPRGFKTNAPHNEVVDTVLEIAVQRQTRE; the protein is encoded by the coding sequence ATGCTCGGCAGGGAAACATTAAAGGTTATTGAGGAGAGGCTTGGTTACCCAGTAGAAGTTATAGAGGAGGGTAGTGTCCATGTCATTGTTCCTAGGCGTGATGCCTATCGGAGGCCAGACGGTGTCTATGAGCCTGCCTGGGCTCCGGTCTTCTATAATCCAAGAATGGCGTTGAACCGTGACCTCTCGATTCTATTCCTTCGCGCCTATAGGCAGCTAAGGGGGCTAGAGAATGTAGTAGTTTTTGAGCCGCTTGCTGGCAGCGGTGTTCGCGCATTACGCTATGCTGTTGAGGCTGATGCTACTGTGTATGCTGCTGATCTGAGCCCTGCGGCTGTGAGGTTAGCATCGTTAAACGCTATGATGAACGATGCCAGCGAACGAGTATGGTTCTTCTTGAGCGATGCTAACGAGTTTATGGCGAAACTCGCGAGGCGGGGCACTAGACCAGTCTTAGTAGATATTGATCCCTTTGGCTCGCCTCTGCCCTTTCTAGACATTGCTATAGAGTCCTTAGGCACGCGCGGAGTTATAGCAGCAACCGCGACAGATACCGCTCCTTTGTCGGGCACTCATCCTAGGGCTTTGCGCAGAAAGTATGACGTTGTTCCCGGTAGGACTGCCTGGGAAAAGGAGCAAGCTGTTAGAATACTTGCTGGCTATATAATTAGAAGGGCTGCTGCTCACGAGTATGGTGCACGTATACTGCTAGCTTATTATACGGACTACTATGTGAGGGTTTTCGCCGAGCTCCAAAAGGGTGCAAGAAGAGCCGATGAATCCCTGGAAAGGCTTAGCTATGGCGTATATTGCCCGATTTGCAACTATACGGGCTACGTCGATGAGATTAGTAAACGATGTCCTAATTGCGGCGCACCTGCTATAATTGTTGGGCCTCTCTACAAGGGGCCTCTATGTGAACGTGAAATCGTGGAACTAATGCTTCGCGAATCTGAAGGCGCCAAGCTTGCTGAGAAGAGAAGGGTAGAAAAGCTTCTTACAATGCTCCTGGATGAGTGCAGCATAGAGAAGCCATACTATAGGCTTGACAAGATATGCAGTATGTTGCATTACAGCATGCCGAAGCCAGTAGAGGTTGTTGAAGCACTGCGTAGAAAAGGCTTCCAAGCTGCACGTACACATTTCGATCCTCGTGGCTTTAAGACAAATGCTCCACATAATGAGGTTGTAGACACGGTTCTAGAGATAGCTGTGCAGAGACAGACGCGAGAATAA
- a CDS encoding DMT family transporter: MLEKYYAVAFLSGLLFGISDGLVRAASRTLSPHVNLLISLLVGTPLLWLAVLIRGVESLASSAILAYVIAGLLNFVLGRLLFYMAVAALGAATATIVTSPVTAISALLAWPFLGEALSTLQLIGLVLFMAAIYLASSKPSGNPFQGLHHTKGVLAGISASLVFASSTLLVRYAAYNGGDPFEGTAISYTVAIPFAAILVHRRREYGKLAGLGKEHAYMIMAAVCVALAQLSRYYSLTGLSVAKVVVLIGLFPLHTVLFVHVLGKRVEEKPTIRHLLAAILATIAITLVNRG, from the coding sequence TTGCTCGAAAAATACTACGCAGTCGCATTTCTCTCCGGCCTACTCTTTGGCATCAGCGATGGCCTTGTAAGGGCGGCTTCAAGGACGCTTAGTCCACATGTAAATCTCCTCATAAGTCTTCTTGTTGGAACGCCTTTACTCTGGTTAGCTGTGCTAATTCGCGGAGTAGAGTCACTGGCGAGTAGCGCTATTCTAGCCTACGTTATTGCGGGATTACTTAACTTTGTTCTGGGACGGCTGCTCTTTTACATGGCTGTAGCAGCCCTCGGTGCCGCTACAGCGACAATTGTAACTAGCCCCGTTACGGCAATCTCTGCTCTTCTTGCATGGCCCTTCCTAGGCGAAGCTCTGTCAACCCTTCAGCTTATAGGGCTAGTGCTCTTCATGGCCGCAATCTACCTAGCATCTTCAAAGCCAAGCGGGAATCCTTTCCAGGGACTACATCATACAAAAGGTGTGCTGGCAGGGATTTCTGCGAGCCTCGTCTTTGCCTCATCAACTCTACTAGTAAGGTATGCAGCCTATAACGGCGGTGACCCGTTTGAAGGTACAGCTATCTCATACACAGTAGCAATACCCTTTGCAGCAATACTTGTCCATAGACGCCGTGAGTATGGAAAACTTGCAGGGCTTGGAAAAGAACATGCATACATGATAATGGCAGCAGTATGTGTAGCTCTTGCTCAATTATCACGTTATTATTCATTAACAGGGCTTAGTGTCGCAAAAGTAGTGGTACTAATAGGGCTATTTCCCCTACATACAGTATTGTTTGTCCATGTTTTAGGGAAAAGGGTTGAAGAAAAACCAACCATTAGGCATCTCTTGGCAGCGATCTTAGCTACAATAGCGATAACGCTAGTGAATCGTGGATAG
- a CDS encoding MBL fold metallo-hydrolase, with product MLLMRAIILNDNVGAPGLLNEWGWSLYIEANGRRVLFDADTSPEVISYNAKRLGVDFSFLDFGFLSHHHGDHYGGFSAVAKAKPGLPVYAPPGETSWAHGLPLALKIVREPGEIAPGFYSSGPLEAWTSFYEQALGISLGDRLVVIVGCSHPGVDTLAEKLYSLTGLPILMVIGGFHEPETWRLDKLADLADYICPAHCSGSRAKHYVATRYPEKFCNVKTGSTITITSDYKIIIRNYE from the coding sequence ATGCTTCTCATGAGGGCAATTATTCTAAATGACAACGTTGGTGCTCCTGGGCTTCTTAATGAGTGGGGATGGAGCCTATACATAGAGGCAAATGGGAGACGAGTTCTCTTTGATGCCGACACGAGCCCTGAGGTAATTAGTTACAATGCAAAAAGACTTGGTGTTGATTTCTCGTTCCTGGATTTCGGGTTCCTTAGTCATCATCACGGAGACCATTATGGCGGTTTCTCTGCTGTCGCGAAAGCAAAGCCTGGGTTGCCGGTCTATGCACCGCCCGGTGAAACATCTTGGGCCCATGGATTACCTCTAGCATTGAAGATAGTCAGGGAACCAGGAGAGATAGCTCCAGGTTTCTATTCATCAGGGCCTCTCGAAGCATGGACCAGCTTCTATGAGCAAGCTCTCGGCATAAGTCTCGGCGACAGATTAGTAGTTATTGTTGGCTGCAGTCATCCCGGAGTCGATACTCTTGCAGAAAAGCTATACAGCTTGACTGGTTTACCAATCTTAATGGTCATTGGCGGTTTCCATGAGCCAGAGACCTGGAGACTCGATAAGTTAGCTGACTTGGCCGACTACATTTGTCCCGCGCATTGCAGCGGCTCTAGGGCAAAGCACTATGTTGCAACACGTTACCCGGAGAAATTCTGTAATGTTAAAACGGGATCAACAATAACTATAACCAGCGATTACAAGATCATTATCAGAAATTACGAATAA
- a CDS encoding 50S ribosomal protein L38e has protein sequence MPVELKSEDEFLKVVERARECRVKLGYRRVETEEGRKRIKVLKVKARTPRYLYTLVFEDIDKGIDFVKQLKDKCGSLVVLDKEIEDKLG, from the coding sequence ATGCCCGTTGAGCTAAAGAGCGAGGACGAATTTCTAAAGGTAGTTGAACGTGCTAGGGAGTGCAGAGTCAAGCTAGGCTATCGGCGAGTCGAGACAGAGGAGGGGCGCAAGAGGATTAAGGTATTGAAGGTTAAGGCTAGGACGCCTAGATACCTATACACGCTAGTGTTTGAAGACATTGATAAGGGAATAGATTTCGTTAAGCAGCTTAAGGATAAGTGTGGAAGCTTAGTAGTTCTTGACAAGGAGATCGAGGATAAGCTAGGGTGA